The proteins below are encoded in one region of Shewanella algae:
- the fdhE gene encoding formate dehydrogenase accessory protein FdhE, giving the protein MSHTAEIPLAPGSESPLELKPLKAADPASVYLRRAKRLEVLAKDSPLADYLELCRRLVAVQAKLAAKEDFGLPPAWDKSEGQPLTDLGPSADSYWQSLLQQLLSELLPQVDESVARVLRLLMQQAPEQLSAWGQALRQGNLSAVPARFSLFLWAAMGLYWSHWAPAVIQRMDQRRVEQQSLCPVCGSHPVASVIVDEPRAGLRYLHCSLCESEWHYIRAHCTCCGHDKEMNLWSLDDYQANVRIESCEACHGYTKMMFLEKAPLMDVAADDLATLMLDSQLNEKGYGATTVNPLLLAHETEDSE; this is encoded by the coding sequence ATGAGTCATACAGCCGAGATACCCCTGGCCCCCGGCAGCGAGTCGCCGCTGGAGCTCAAACCACTGAAAGCCGCCGACCCTGCCAGCGTCTATCTGCGCAGAGCCAAGCGTTTGGAAGTGTTGGCCAAGGACTCGCCGCTGGCTGATTACCTGGAGCTGTGTCGCCGTTTGGTCGCTGTACAGGCCAAACTGGCGGCGAAGGAAGACTTCGGTCTTCCTCCAGCCTGGGACAAGTCCGAGGGGCAGCCCCTCACCGACTTGGGTCCCAGCGCCGACAGTTACTGGCAGAGCTTGCTGCAGCAGTTGCTCAGTGAACTCCTGCCGCAGGTGGATGAGTCGGTCGCCCGGGTGCTGCGTCTTTTGATGCAACAGGCACCCGAGCAATTGAGTGCCTGGGGGCAGGCGCTGCGTCAGGGCAACCTGAGTGCAGTGCCCGCCAGGTTCAGTCTGTTTCTGTGGGCCGCTATGGGGCTTTATTGGTCTCATTGGGCGCCGGCAGTTATTCAGCGCATGGATCAGCGCAGGGTCGAACAGCAGAGCCTGTGTCCGGTCTGTGGCAGCCATCCGGTTGCCAGCGTGATAGTCGATGAACCCAGAGCCGGTTTGCGTTATCTGCATTGCAGCCTGTGTGAGAGCGAGTGGCACTACATACGTGCCCACTGCACTTGTTGCGGGCATGACAAGGAGATGAACCTCTGGTCTCTGGACGACTATCAGGCCAATGTTCGCATCGAAAGCTGCGAGGCTTGTCATGGTTATACCAAGATGATGTTCCTCGAAAAGGCGCCGCTGATGGATGTGGCCGCCGATGATTTGGCGACCCTGATGCTCGACAGTCAGCTCAATGAGAAAGGCTATGGTGCTACCACAGTCAATCCCTTGTTGCTGGCCCACGAGACAGAAGACAGCGAGTAA
- the selA gene encoding L-seryl-tRNA(Sec) selenium transferase, translating to MMTQTADTLKDLYRALPSMDSLLAEPALAPLLSRFGKAAVKQALDGQLRLARAGIGSEQRLPEWCHSHQALYGILVDQLSSDYRHSLRPVWNLTGTLLHTNLGRAQQSEAAIEAVTSVMRYPTPLEFELQAGKRGHRDNAVSSLIHRLTGADACCVVNNNAAAVLLMLSAVAAGKEVIVSRGELVEIGGAFRIPDIMRQAGVTLVEVGSTNRTHLRDYEQAITENTAAIMKVHTSNYHIQGFTASVEESRLATLCREHDISLISDLGSGSLTDLRRFGLKQEPTPQAMLADGVDLVSFSGDKLLGGPQSGLIVGKQSLINKLQSHPLKRALRCDKLILAALEATLIHYLNPETLDTELPMMAKFGRSQQQLKLLGSRLHQALQPLFAPGYQLELVECRTQVGSGSQPDTFLPSVALAFRANPGASLIELEQHFKQAERPVIGRISNEQLLLDLRGVDDEAELLAELSTLGVSL from the coding sequence ATGATGACCCAAACTGCCGATACTCTCAAAGACCTCTATCGGGCTTTGCCTTCCATGGATAGCCTGCTGGCCGAGCCAGCTCTGGCCCCACTGCTGAGCCGCTTTGGCAAGGCCGCCGTCAAACAGGCGCTGGATGGACAACTTCGGCTGGCAAGAGCCGGGATAGGCAGCGAGCAACGCCTGCCTGAGTGGTGTCACTCACACCAAGCCTTGTATGGCATTTTGGTTGATCAGCTGTCCAGCGATTATCGCCACAGTTTAAGGCCGGTATGGAACCTCACCGGCACCCTACTGCACACCAACCTGGGACGGGCGCAGCAATCCGAGGCGGCCATCGAGGCCGTCACTTCTGTGATGCGTTACCCAACTCCGCTGGAGTTTGAGTTGCAGGCCGGCAAGCGCGGCCACAGAGATAATGCCGTCAGCTCGCTTATTCACCGCCTCACCGGCGCCGATGCCTGCTGTGTGGTCAACAATAATGCCGCCGCCGTGCTGTTGATGCTGTCGGCGGTGGCGGCCGGTAAAGAGGTGATAGTTTCCCGCGGTGAGCTGGTGGAGATAGGCGGCGCCTTCCGGATCCCCGACATCATGCGTCAGGCCGGGGTTACCCTGGTGGAAGTGGGTAGCACCAACCGTACCCACCTCAGGGATTACGAGCAGGCGATAACCGAAAACACCGCTGCCATCATGAAGGTACACACCAGTAACTACCATATTCAGGGCTTTACCGCCTCGGTGGAAGAGTCGCGGCTGGCGACACTGTGCCGCGAGCACGATATTTCGCTGATCTCGGATCTCGGCAGCGGTTCGCTCACCGACTTGCGCCGCTTCGGGCTTAAACAGGAACCCACTCCCCAGGCGATGCTGGCCGATGGGGTCGATTTGGTAAGCTTCTCCGGCGACAAGCTGCTCGGCGGCCCTCAGTCCGGGCTGATTGTCGGCAAACAGTCGCTTATCAACAAGTTGCAAAGCCATCCGCTCAAACGGGCGCTGCGCTGCGACAAGCTGATTTTGGCGGCGCTGGAAGCCACACTGATCCATTATCTCAACCCGGAAACCCTGGATACTGAACTGCCTATGATGGCCAAGTTCGGCCGCAGCCAGCAGCAACTCAAACTGCTAGGCAGCCGTTTGCACCAGGCGTTGCAGCCCCTGTTTGCCCCCGGCTATCAACTGGAGCTGGTGGAGTGCCGCACCCAGGTGGGCAGTGGCTCACAGCCGGATACCTTCCTGCCTTCGGTGGCTCTGGCTTTCAGAGCCAATCCGGGCGCTAGCCTGATTGAGCTTGAGCAACACTTCAAGCAGGCCGAGCGGCCGGTGATTGGCCGGATCAGCAATGAGCAACTGCTGCTGGATCTGCGCGGGGTCGACGATGAAGCCGAGTTACTAGCCGAGCTGAGCACTCTGGGAGTGTCGCTGTGA
- the yedE gene encoding selenium metabolism membrane protein YedE/FdhT, whose protein sequence is MTWQQFKQQYLVRFWAPMPAVIAAGILSTYYFGLTGTFWAVTGEFTRWGGHLLQILGAEPENWGYFKVIGLAGTPLDRIDGMMIIGMFGGCIAAALWANNVKLRMPQSRVRIMQALVGGIIAGFGARLAMGCNLAAFFTGIPQFSLHAWFFALATAAGSYFGAKFTLLPMFRIPVALKKVTKASSVKQDENQARRRFRIGMLVFIGIVGWGLLTLFNAPKLGIAMLCGVGFGLLIERAQICFTSAFRDMWITGRTHMAKAIIIGMAVSAIGIYSYVQLGVSPKIMWAGPNAVIGGLLFGFGIVLAGGCETGWMYRAVEGQVHFWWVGLGNVIGSTILAYYWDDFAEPLATSWDKVNLLSSLGDKGGLLATYLMLGLAFAAMLAWEKQFFARKAKRDAQLTAEAA, encoded by the coding sequence ATGACATGGCAACAATTTAAACAACAATATCTGGTCCGTTTCTGGGCTCCCATGCCGGCTGTTATCGCTGCTGGTATTCTCTCCACCTACTATTTTGGTCTTACCGGAACCTTCTGGGCCGTGACCGGCGAATTTACCCGCTGGGGTGGGCATTTACTGCAAATACTTGGTGCCGAGCCGGAAAACTGGGGTTACTTCAAGGTGATAGGTTTGGCCGGTACGCCGCTGGATCGCATCGACGGCATGATGATTATCGGTATGTTCGGTGGCTGTATCGCTGCGGCGCTATGGGCCAACAACGTCAAGCTCAGAATGCCACAGAGCCGGGTGCGCATCATGCAGGCCCTGGTTGGTGGCATCATAGCCGGCTTCGGCGCCCGTTTGGCCATGGGGTGTAACCTGGCGGCCTTCTTTACCGGTATTCCACAGTTCTCGCTGCATGCCTGGTTCTTCGCGCTGGCCACTGCTGCCGGTTCTTACTTTGGCGCCAAGTTCACCTTGCTGCCCATGTTCCGCATTCCGGTGGCGCTGAAGAAGGTCACCAAGGCCAGCTCGGTCAAGCAGGACGAAAACCAGGCCAGAAGGCGTTTTCGGATCGGCATGCTGGTGTTTATCGGCATAGTCGGTTGGGGACTCCTGACCCTGTTCAACGCACCCAAGCTGGGTATTGCCATGCTCTGTGGTGTCGGTTTCGGTCTGCTGATTGAAAGGGCACAGATCTGCTTTACCTCGGCATTTCGCGACATGTGGATCACCGGCCGTACCCATATGGCCAAGGCGATCATCATAGGTATGGCGGTCAGTGCCATAGGGATTTACAGCTATGTGCAACTAGGGGTTTCACCCAAGATCATGTGGGCCGGTCCCAATGCGGTTATCGGCGGCTTGCTGTTCGGTTTCGGTATAGTGCTGGCCGGTGGCTGCGAAACCGGTTGGATGTACCGCGCCGTGGAAGGGCAGGTGCACTTCTGGTGGGTTGGCCTGGGTAATGTTATCGGCTCCACCATTTTGGCCTACTACTGGGACGACTTTGCCGAACCACTGGCCACCAGTTGGGACAAGGTCAACCTGCTTTCCAGCTTGGGGGACAAGGGCGGCTTGCTGGCCACCTACCTGATGTTGGGCCTGGCGTTTGCCGCCATGCTCGCCTGGGAAAAACAATTCTTTGCCCGTAAAGCCAAACGGGATGCACAACTGACTGCGGAGGCCGCGTAA
- the fdhD gene encoding formate dehydrogenase accessory sulfurtransferase FdhD, with amino-acid sequence MDYYSHDVVTEKQVTLMEQGQASELTDYLANEVRIALVYNGIAHTVMLASPQDLEAFAIGFTLSERIVRNINEIKGVELEYTEEGVLVQIEITQRCFMELKQQRRNMAGRTGCGLCGVAQLEEAVKPVIRVDDGAKFNINNLKVALNFVKDNQQHFKLTGATHAAMGLNKDGHIIDAYEDIGRHIALDKLIGAFSQKHAERPIAVLLTSRASFEMVQKAASANIQILFAMSAVTSLALELAEKSNITLVGFCRNGRATLYTHGHRLTGLSRDRLAKAI; translated from the coding sequence ATGGATTATTATTCGCATGACGTTGTCACCGAGAAACAAGTTACCCTTATGGAACAAGGGCAGGCTTCGGAATTAACTGACTACTTAGCGAACGAAGTGAGAATCGCCCTGGTATATAACGGCATTGCCCACACGGTAATGTTGGCCAGTCCGCAGGATCTCGAAGCCTTTGCAATCGGCTTTACCTTGTCGGAGCGCATAGTCAGAAACATAAATGAAATCAAGGGTGTTGAACTTGAGTATACCGAAGAAGGTGTGCTGGTTCAGATTGAGATAACCCAAAGATGTTTCATGGAATTAAAGCAACAAAGACGCAATATGGCCGGTAGAACCGGTTGTGGACTTTGCGGTGTTGCCCAACTTGAAGAAGCGGTTAAACCTGTTATTCGAGTTGATGATGGTGCCAAGTTTAATATCAATAATTTAAAGGTTGCTTTGAATTTTGTTAAGGACAATCAACAGCATTTTAAATTAACTGGCGCCACCCATGCTGCCATGGGTTTAAATAAAGATGGGCATATTATTGATGCCTATGAAGATATTGGAAGACATATAGCACTGGATAAGTTAATCGGTGCCTTTTCACAGAAACATGCCGAGCGGCCAATCGCGGTTTTATTGACCAGCAGAGCCAGTTTCGAGATGGTGCAAAAGGCTGCCAGTGCCAATATTCAGATTCTTTTTGCCATGTCCGCCGTGACCTCACTGGCGTTGGAGTTGGCCGAGAAGAGCAACATCACGCTGGTGGGCTTTTGCCGCAACGGTCGTGCGACGCTCTACACCCATGGTCACAGACTGACGGGATTGAGCCGCGATCGCCTGGCCAAAGCCATTTAG